Genomic DNA from Alistipes indistinctus YIT 12060:
ATTTTGCGGTCGGGCTTGGTCTGGGTTGGGATTGCAGAGGCGAATATGCGTGGGGCTTGTCTACTTTCGGCAATCTGAAAGGCTATCTGCTCGTGTCTGAAAAAATGAGTTTGTTCCTTTCAACGGACGTCGGTGGGGGTTGGGGAAAGGCCAATCGCGGTGAAATAAACGGGGTCATCGTTTCTCCCGCTCTCGGCGTCAGTTTGAAAGTATCTCCCCAAAGTGCGATTAACGTCTCGTTGGCCTACACCCACCAGGCGTTTGGCAAATACAGGTTTGGCGCTTATGGCAACTACGATGCATTAGGTATTAAAGTCGGTTTCCAATTTTAAGCGGTAAAAAATTTCCAAAGCCAGGCATTGGGATGCGTCTTTACTAAATCTATATATTTTCGAACTGAGCAGACCACTGCAACCCAACCAACGAAAAGCTACCTTATTTCGATGGATTCCGTGCGCCGGATCGAGGACAGTATAATTGGTCCGGAGCCGAGCGGGGAATATTGCGTCGATCATTATAACTATTTCGGTCCTGAAACCACGACCAAGGGCCCGTTCATTACAACTCGGTGGGGACAATTATGGCTGTTCAATCAATATCATGCAAGTGCGATATATGGACCGACCATAGCCGTGGTGCAGTTAATGGCTTATTACAATTGGCCGCTTCCCATGCAGAACTATGAATCGCAATCCATCACGGTTTTCAACTGGCCGGAAGACCGGGGATATGTTTTCGGTCCTATCCTGCAAATGTATCCGGAAGCGGTCGAACGGGTTTCACGGGCATGTCATAAAGTGGTTAATTTTTTACTTGAAAATGAGGGTGAGAGTTATGGAGTGACTGTCGAAGCGATAAAAAACACTTATGGAGAGTACGGATATATCGCCGATAAAATGGAATCTTACTCATCTTCATTGATCAGAACAGATCTGGACAAGGCGCGACCGGTACTGATGAGCGGCTACAGTTCAACCAACTGGTGGGACGGAGACATGGGGGCAAGTGGTTGGATCGTCGATGGATATAAAGATACTTATTCCTCATATCAACTCGTTAGGACGTGGTATGATGCTTAAAATGAGGTGATTGATATGGAGTATTTTCCTGTTGTGCCGACTTCTACGAAATTACTTCATATCAATTGGGGATGGGACGGCAGAGGTGACGGATATTTCTTAGATGGTTTGTTCGCTCCCATGCAGGGGGATTCATACGATTTTCCGACTTTGGGAACAACGGACGATCACCATTATCGGTATACAGTTAAGCAACTGGTGAATTACCGGCGTCAACACGACCCGAAATAAGGTGTGTGAAATTGAGACCTTGAAATAATGAGAACGGTTGTCTTGTCAAAAAAAGCAGCGGATTCCGCTGCTTTTTTTGTCCGGATTAACATCTACAGTGTTTGATTTTAAAGGTTATTCCGTTTTGATGTATCCCACGCCGGGAACGGCGCGTGCGGTTCGGTCTGGTACCAGTAGGCTACCGAGGAGATGTGGTCGTTCAGCTTGCGGTATTTGTTTTCCGCACTGCGCCACCAGCCGAGCGCCTGGATGGTCACTTTCAGATCTTTCCCGAACGTAATCGGGTCAAGCACGTGCCAGCGGTAGAGGCTCCAGCGGTTGGGAAGGCTGTCGGCCTCGTGCGCGGGAAGCGTGGTACCCGAATAGAGCCCCGAATAGCTTTGCGGGAACCCGTAGCTTCCGAGGAAGTAATCTTCCGTGCCGGTGCCGCAGATGGTCGGGAACTCCCGGTCGCCGTCGATGAAGAACTTGATCTCGCCTTCGCCGAACCAGTTGTTGTCGGTTTGCTGGGTCCAGGCCAGGAAGGTGCCTGCGTATTTGCCCCGGCCCTGTACCCCGTCGAGGATCACATACGGGTTCTGGGTGCGGGTGTCGGCCTGTCGCCACTGGGCGTGGAAATAGGCCGTGTTGCGCGGGATTTTGCCCAGTGAGTAGGTAATCTGGTAAGCCAGCAGCCGGAGTTCTTTGTCGCTTTGGTTCGTGAAGGTGATTTTCGCATGGTGCCGGAAGGGCATCGGCCAAAAGCAGTTCAGCGAATTGGCCGGGTTGACCGCCACCATCTGCGAATTGACCGGGGCGAAACGTTCGTGGCCTACGGCGAAAAAGTCGGGTGCC
This window encodes:
- a CDS encoding cysteine peptidase family C39 domain-containing protein — protein: MDSVRRIEDSIIGPEPSGEYCVDHYNYFGPETTTKGPFITTRWGQLWLFNQYHASAIYGPTIAVVQLMAYYNWPLPMQNYESQSITVFNWPEDRGYVFGPILQMYPEAVERVSRACHKVVNFLLENEGESYGVTVEAIKNTYGEYGYIADKMESYSSSLIRTDLDKARPVLMSGYSSTNWWDGDMGASGWIVDGYKDTYSSYQLVRTWYDA
- a CDS encoding glycoside hydrolase family 172 protein; this translates as MMNQRSVLSRRRLLLSVLAGALLTGCGGPGPVYPGPETLPLLDGSRTRSITPENPTGEPGQGGRAHPDSTLDSRATNARAADSLGQGWKVRPFIAVQAGETVTLMDADGPGTIRHIWMVEGLSRDHVLRFYWDGEQAPSVEVPAPDFFAVGHERFAPVNSQMVAVNPANSLNCFWPMPFRHHAKITFTNQSDKELRLLAYQITYSLGKIPRNTAYFHAQWRQADTRTQNPYVILDGVQGRGKYAGTFLAWTQQTDNNWFGEGEIKFFIDGDREFPTICGTGTEDYFLGSYGFPQSYSGLYSGTTLPAHEADSLPNRWSLYRWHVLDPITFGKDLKVTIQALGWWRSAENKYRKLNDHISSVAYWYQTEPHAPFPAWDTSKRNNL